A genomic region of Raphanus sativus cultivar WK10039 chromosome 6, ASM80110v3, whole genome shotgun sequence contains the following coding sequences:
- the LOC108806858 gene encoding putative gamma-glutamylcyclotransferase At3g02910, translated as MGHESNATETITTATKTTTLVFSYGTLKRGFSNHVLMQDLIRSGDASFKGVYQTLDKYPLVCGPYRVPFLLNKPGSGQRVTGELYAVSPRGLSRLDELEGTSRGHYVRQPIRLLKEEGGDDLETEHALSCVVEAYYAHKSYEEELWERNRRRSFGAYTEKEARGYVKRNDRPQHLSFLDHIRIFVSSPCD; from the coding sequence ATGGGCCACGAATCAAACGCGACGGAGACCATCACCACCGCCACGAAGACGACGACGCTGGTGTTCTCGTACGGAACTCTGAAGAGAGGATTCTCGAACCACGTCCTGATGCAAGATCTGATCCGATCCGGCGACGCGTCTTTCAAAGGAGTCTACCAAACCTTAGACAAGTACCCCCTCGTCTGCGGGCCCTACCGCGTCCCTTTCCTCCTCAACAAGCCCGGATCGGGCCAGCGCGTCACTGGAGAGCTCTACGCGGTTTCTCCACGCGGTCTCTCCCGCCTCGACGAGCTCGAAGGGACGAGCCGTGGCCATTACGTCAGACAACCGATCCGTCTCCTAAAGGAGGAGGGAGGAGATGATCTTGAAACAGAGCATGCTTTGTCGTGCGTGGTGGAGGCGTACTACGCGCACAAGAGCTACGAGGAGGAGCTGTGGGAGAGGAATAGGAGGAGATCGTTCGGCGCGTACACGGAGAAGGAAGCGCGTGGGTACGTGAAGCGGAACGATAGACCGCAGCATCTTAGCTTCTTGGATCATATCCGTATTTTCGTTTCTTCTCCATGTGACTGA